The segment TGTGGCTATTTCAGAACTTATGAGCAAGCCATTGTTGACGATAAAGAGCGATATTATGCCTTTGGCTATCATAAGCCTGTCATGATAGCGGGTGGTATGGGATGTATTTACTCAGATAATATTAAAAAATTAGCATTAAAAAATGGTGATTTGATTATTGTATTGGGTGGCCCCGCCATGAAAATTGGTATTGGTGGTGGGTCAGCATCTTCCATGGGACAAGGGCAAAGTGATGAGCAGCTTGATTTTGCATCTGTACAAAGGCAAAACCCAGAAATGCAACGCAGGGCACAAGAGGTCATTAGTACTTGTACAATGATGTCACACAATATTATTAAGAGTATTCATGATGTTGGGGCAGGGGGTGTTGCCAATGCGATTTCTGAATTGGTGCATGAAAGTGGATTGGGCGTTTCATTAAAGTTAGAGAAAATGCCTGTCGCAGATGTAAGTATGAGCCCACTTGAAATTATGTGTAATGAATCGCAAGAACGCTATATTATTGGCATTGATCCAAGCGAGCTTGAGGCCTTTCATGCCATTGCAAAAAGAGAGCGTTGTCCTTATCAAGTAGTCGGTGTGGCAACAGATGAACCTATTATTGCAGCGAAAAGATCAGATGCAGAAGTATCACCTGTTCATTTACCAACCAGTATTTTGTTTGCTGATCCACCACAACTTGAAAAAACCTTAGAAAGACAGCCAGTTGCTTATCCACCTGTGGATACAAGTGTGATTGAACTCAAAGAGGGTTTAGAGCGTGTCTTGATGGCACCCACGGTTGCAGATAAAAGCTTTTTAATTACCATTGGCGATAGAACTGTGACAGGTTTGGTTGCGCAAGACCAAATGGTAGGGCCATGGCAAGTGCCTGTTGCAGATTGTGGCGTGAGTGCTTCTTGTTATACCACACTGACAGGTGAGGCAATGGCAATGGGTGAGCGCCCAATGTTTTCCTCTATTAATGCTAAAGCAATGGCCAGAATGAGTGTTGCTGAAGCGGTGCTCAATAGCTTAGCGGCAGATATCCATGCACTTTCAGATATCAAATTATCTTGTAATTGGATGGCAGATGCTCAAATGTCGCAACAAGCCATAGATTTGTATGATGCGGTAGAAGCTGTTGGTATGAGCTTTTGCCCCCAGTTGGGTATTGCGGTTCCAGTTGGTAAGGATTCTATGTCCATGCAAACTTCTTGGCAACAAGCAGATAAAACACACCAAGTTGTTTCCCCTGTTACTTTGGTCGTTTCTGCATTTGCGCCCGTTGCAGACATTAGCAAAACAATAACACCTTTATTGGATGCAAGCGAAGCCTCAAGACTTTTGATGATTGATCTGTCTAATAGTCATCAGCGTATGGGAGGCAGTATTTTTGCACAAGTCACCAATCAGATAGGGCATGAATGTCCAGATATTGAGGCAGACACCCTAAAACGATTTTTTCATGCTTTAAGGCAACTCAAAGACCAAGAGATGATTATCGCTTATCACGATAAAAGCGATGGTGGGCTATGGGCTTGTGTCTGTGAAATGGCTTTTGCATCCCATCTGGGCTTAGATATTGATCTTTCAAATTATGCAGTGGATGAAAAAAGTTATATTCAGGCCTTGCTGAATGAAGAGGCGGGTGTTGTGATTCAGATTAAAGAACAACATTACGATGCGGTGTTGGCCGTATTTGCGAACATGCAGTTAGCGTCTCATGTTTATAATATTGCAAGCATTAATCAATGCGATGAACTGAACATAAAATATCAGCAAAAAGTGATTTATAGTGCGAAGCGCAGTGATTTGCAAAGCTCGTGGTCAAGCGTGAGCTTCAAAATACAGGCATTAAGAGATAATCCAGCATTAGCAGAACAATCCTATGAGCGTATCAAGAATAATTCAGACAAAGGTATGCACAGTGTTGCAACACCCATGTTTAATTTATTGCCGCCAACAACAACGCGTAAAGCCAAAGTAGCTATTTTAAGGGAGCAAGGTATTAACGGGCATCGTGAAATGGCAGCTGCTTTTACTTTAGCGGGTTTTGATGCTTACGATATTACTATGCAAGATCTCTTAAAAGGTGCAACCTTAGATGCATTTAATGTATTAGCCGTTTGTGGTGGATTTTCCTATGGCGATGTTTTGGGTGCAGGTAAGGGTTGGTCTAACTCAATCATGCATGTTCAAAAATTAAATGATGTCTTTTCTAGATTCTTCCAAAGAAAAGACACGCTTACCCTTGGCGTGTGCAATGGCTGTCAAATGCTTTCTAACCTTAAAGATTTAATTCCAGGCGCAGAGCATTGGCCATCCTTTACACGTAACCAATCTAGACAATTCGAAGCCAGATTAAGTATGGTTGAAGTGATAGATTCACCTTCTATTTTATTACAAGGTATGACTGGATTGAGAGTGCCGATTGCTGTAGCGCATGGTGAAGGGCAGGCGGTTTTTAGCGATAAGTGTCAAGAAAATCAGTGTCAGGATGCAAAACTAGCAACTTTACGTTATATTGATAATCAGGGGCAGTATACAAATGATTACCCATTTAATCCTAATGGTTCTTCCTCTGGGTTAACAGGCTTAACAACACAAGATGGTAGAGTAACCATCATGATGCCACATCCTGAAAGAGTCATTAAAACATGGCAGTTGTCTTGGTACCCTAAAGCATGGGACAGCATCAGCGAAGAAAGATTTACGCCATGGATGCAAATGTTTTACAACGCAAGGGAATGGTTAAAAACACTGTGTTAAAATACATCAATAAAATTGATAAAAAGACCGGGCAAGAGTGGATAGAAACCGCCTTAAGAGGCAAGCCTGTCCTCACAACTCCTTTGCTCAATAAAGATACAGCTTTTTCAGACCAAGAGCGTAAAGAGCTTGGTCTTTTAGGCAAACTGCCAAATTGTATTGAAACCTTAGCGCAGCAAGTCGCACGTATTAGCCTACAATACCAACGCTACTCGAGTAATCTGCAAAAATTTATTTATTTAAGTGGTTTGCATGATAGTAACGAGGTGCTGTTTTATCGATTTTTGCTAGATAATTTGGCAGAGGCATTACCCATCATTTACACACCGAATGTTGGCACAGCCGTTAAAGAATATAGTCATGAGTTTCGCCAACCGCGTGGTTTATACATCAGCTATCCACATATTGATGAGATTGATGATGTATTAGAGCATCGTACACATCCTGATGTTGATGTGATTGTTGCAACGGATGGTGAGGGTGTGCTTGGTATTGGTGATCAAGGGATTGGGGCGATGGATATTTCGATTGCTAAACTTGTGGTTTACAGTTTATGCGGTATTAATCCTTATCGCACACTGCCCATTATGTTAGATGTGGGTACAGACAACCAGCAATTATTAGACGATCCCATGTACATTGGGTGGCGTAGTAAACGTATTCGTGGTGATAAATACCATGCCTTCATTGAAAAATTCGTGCAGGCTGTGCATCGCAAACTGCCAAACGTATTTTTACATTGGGAAGATTTTGGTAGAGAAAATGCACGTAGTATCTTAGACAGATATAAAGACTATCACTGTATGTTCAATGATGACATGCAGGGCACAGGTGTTATATCGTTGGCTGCCATCATAGCAGCTATTGGTGCGACCTCTGTTCCTATTCAGAATCATAAGATTATTATTTTTGGTGCGGGTACTGCGGGTGTTGGTATTGCCGATCAATTGTATGATGCTATGTTACGTTATGGGATGGATCCACAAGATGCAAGAAAAAGATTTTGGTTAATGGATAGACCAGGTGTCTTGCTAGAAGATACCCCGGGTTTAATGGAGCATCAACGTAAATATGCAAGAAGCAAAGAAGAAGCTAAATATTACCCACCAGGACATGATTTATTAACGGTTGTTCAGCAGGCCAAGCCAACCATCTTGATTGGCACATCGACTGTTCGTGGTGCTTTCACAGAAGAGGTAATTCGTACTATTGCTAAACATGTTGCACAGCCTATTATTTTTCCACTTTCAAATCCAAATGATAATTGTGAGGCGAATCCAGAAAACGTATTGAAGTGGACAGAAGGAAGAGCCTTGATTGCAACAGGCAGCCCTTTTGATCCTGTTATGCTTGGCGATCGAAAGTACGTGATTGCACAATGCAATAATGCGTTAGCATTCCCTGGCATTGGGCTTGGTGTGATTGTGTCTCGTGCAAAAGCAGTGACAGATAATATGCTTTGGGCAGCGGTGCAAGCCATCTGTGAGCGATCACCGGCACAAAAAGATCCAAGAGAGCCTCTATTACCAAGTGTTGTGGATATCACAAGCT is part of the Candidatus Berkiella cookevillensis genome and harbors:
- the purL gene encoding phosphoribosylformylglycinamidine synthase — its product is MLRLIGLESENLYLNKTILESKQICPQITTLDIYPEYYLLSEDLTDNDLAKVLDILKAVKADAAKIKPSHKTFWVVPRMGTYSSWGSKALDILHLSGLSQVARIEKGLAYYFSFEAGFSPDEIVIAQLKKILHDRMVESFIDKASALNDIFSTPAQLMHEEIDIKSQGITALQTCNKQLGLALSNVEIDFLYQSFTNLDRNPTDAELMMFSQINSEHCRHKVFNAKWTINGDEKPLGLFQMIKNTYRASPDGVLSAYKDNASVIESFASRSFKRDSNGEYYFSTEKADILMKVETHNHPTAIEPFAGSGTGQGGEIRDEGATGRGSEPKVGLTGFTVSNLHIPGYKMPWELNYHVPNRIQDALQIMLKAPIGGAAFNNEFGRPNICGYFRTYEQAIVDDKERYYAFGYHKPVMIAGGMGCIYSDNIKKLALKNGDLIIVLGGPAMKIGIGGGSASSMGQGQSDEQLDFASVQRQNPEMQRRAQEVISTCTMMSHNIIKSIHDVGAGGVANAISELVHESGLGVSLKLEKMPVADVSMSPLEIMCNESQERYIIGIDPSELEAFHAIAKRERCPYQVVGVATDEPIIAAKRSDAEVSPVHLPTSILFADPPQLEKTLERQPVAYPPVDTSVIELKEGLERVLMAPTVADKSFLITIGDRTVTGLVAQDQMVGPWQVPVADCGVSASCYTTLTGEAMAMGERPMFSSINAKAMARMSVAEAVLNSLAADIHALSDIKLSCNWMADAQMSQQAIDLYDAVEAVGMSFCPQLGIAVPVGKDSMSMQTSWQQADKTHQVVSPVTLVVSAFAPVADISKTITPLLDASEASRLLMIDLSNSHQRMGGSIFAQVTNQIGHECPDIEADTLKRFFHALRQLKDQEMIIAYHDKSDGGLWACVCEMAFASHLGLDIDLSNYAVDEKSYIQALLNEEAGVVIQIKEQHYDAVLAVFANMQLASHVYNIASINQCDELNIKYQQKVIYSAKRSDLQSSWSSVSFKIQALRDNPALAEQSYERIKNNSDKGMHSVATPMFNLLPPTTTRKAKVAILREQGINGHREMAAAFTLAGFDAYDITMQDLLKGATLDAFNVLAVCGGFSYGDVLGAGKGWSNSIMHVQKLNDVFSRFFQRKDTLTLGVCNGCQMLSNLKDLIPGAEHWPSFTRNQSRQFEARLSMVEVIDSPSILLQGMTGLRVPIAVAHGEGQAVFSDKCQENQCQDAKLATLRYIDNQGQYTNDYPFNPNGSSSGLTGLTTQDGRVTIMMPHPERVIKTWQLSWYPKAWDSISEERFTPWMQMFYNAREWLKTLC
- a CDS encoding NAD-dependent malic enzyme codes for the protein MDANVLQRKGMVKNTVLKYINKIDKKTGQEWIETALRGKPVLTTPLLNKDTAFSDQERKELGLLGKLPNCIETLAQQVARISLQYQRYSSNLQKFIYLSGLHDSNEVLFYRFLLDNLAEALPIIYTPNVGTAVKEYSHEFRQPRGLYISYPHIDEIDDVLEHRTHPDVDVIVATDGEGVLGIGDQGIGAMDISIAKLVVYSLCGINPYRTLPIMLDVGTDNQQLLDDPMYIGWRSKRIRGDKYHAFIEKFVQAVHRKLPNVFLHWEDFGRENARSILDRYKDYHCMFNDDMQGTGVISLAAIIAAIGATSVPIQNHKIIIFGAGTAGVGIADQLYDAMLRYGMDPQDARKRFWLMDRPGVLLEDTPGLMEHQRKYARSKEEAKYYPPGHDLLTVVQQAKPTILIGTSTVRGAFTEEVIRTIAKHVAQPIIFPLSNPNDNCEANPENVLKWTEGRALIATGSPFDPVMLGDRKYVIAQCNNALAFPGIGLGVIVSRAKAVTDNMLWAAVQAICERSPAQKDPREPLLPSVVDITSLASHIAVRVAEQAIRDGVSDLKAEQSIENLVRAGTWEPYYRTIKAV